From the Pseudobacteriovorax antillogorgiicola genome, the window CACTCAAATACCATCGCTACTTCAAAGCTTGGTATGAGAGCCCAGAAGATGCTAGTGAATGCTTGCAAAAGTTTTTTGGTTGGTACAACACTGAGCATCGACACATAAATCTTGGCTTGATGACGCCTGAAACTGTTCATCAAGGTAAAGATAAGTCTGTAGCTAAGAAGAGAGCTGCGGTTCTCAAGCAAGCTTTTGAAGCCTATCCAGAAAGGTTTCCAAAGTCCGGACCTAGACTGCCAGTACCCGCTGATTCTGTGGGTATAAATGTACCGGTGGTAAGGAAGTCTATACCCGTTTTGGGGTGATTGTTATACTAAACTTTCACCCTAATTGTCTCAAACACCCTGACATATTCCGTTTTCCTGTAGGGGGCAGAAGATCTTTGATCAACCCAAATTGCTCATCCGTGAGCTCAAAACGACCAGCCAAGGTGTGTCTCCTAGAAGTTTCGAGGATCATACACCATTTTTAGGTATTCGTCAGACAGAACCTAGTTCTACAAGGCACCAGATTAGGCATGTGGGACTGGAACCCTCAAACTAATGAGGTCCATTTTGATGAAAGATGGGCAGAAATGTTAGGCTACTCTTACGATGAAATCGAAGACACCTTGGATACCTGGTCTTCAAAGGTTCATCCTGACGACATTGAACAATGCTATGCAGATATAACAGCTCACATGGAAGGCAAAGTTGATTTCTACGAAAACATTCATCGGATGAGGCATAAGGATGGGAGCTGGCTATACATACTAGACAGAGGGAAGGTAGTCGAAAGAGATAGTGAAGGAAAGCCAACCCGATTTACTGGTACTCATACCAATATCACGCCTCAAAAACTAGCTGAGCAACAAGCCAAAACAGCCCTTAGAGAAAAATCCCGATTTCTAGCAACCATGAGCCATGAAATAAGAACTCCTATGAACGCTGTTCTGGGTATGAACGCCCTCACGATGGAGAAAACCCAAGACCCAACTATAAAAAGATACAGTCAGATTGTAGATTCAAGTGGACGAACCTTGCTGAATATATTGAATGATATCTTGGATTTCTCTAAGATTGAAAGCGGCAATCTTGATCTGGAAAATAGAGCTTTCGACATTAAACAATCTGTAGAAGATACGATCTCTCTTTTCCAAGAGCTAGCGAAAGAGAAGGCAATAAGCCTTCAATTCAAGTACCAAGGGGAGACACACGTCTCTGGAGACGAGCATCGATTCAAACAAATCCTAAACAATCTTCTTTCCAATGCACTCAAGTTCACGAAGAAGGGGTCTGTCACGGTGGAGTGTATAAATCACAAGAATACATTCATTCTACAGGTTCAAGACACGGGAATAGGGATTCCCAAATCTCGGCTCGATACGATCTTCGAACAATTTAAACAAGCTGACTCGG encodes:
- a CDS encoding integrase core domain-containing protein, giving the protein LKYHRYFKAWYESPEDASECLQKFFGWYNTEHRHINLGLMTPETVHQGKDKSVAKKRAAVLKQAFEAYPERFPKSGPRLPVPADSVGINVPVVRKSIPVLG
- a CDS encoding PAS domain-containing hybrid sensor histidine kinase/response regulator, with translation MWDWNPQTNEVHFDERWAEMLGYSYDEIEDTLDTWSSKVHPDDIEQCYADITAHMEGKVDFYENIHRMRHKDGSWLYILDRGKVVERDSEGKPTRFTGTHTNITPQKLAEQQAKTALREKSRFLATMSHEIRTPMNAVLGMNALTMEKTQDPTIKRYSQIVDSSGRTLLNILNDILDFSKIESGNLDLENRAFDIKQSVEDTISLFQELAKEKAISLQFKYQGETHVSGDEHRFKQILNNLLSNALKFTKKGSVTVECINHKNTFILQVQDTGIGIPKSRLDTIFEQFKQADSETTRKFGGTGLGLSIVKLLTQAMGGKITVESEVSKGTVFRASFKFAEAKGVSIVEGSSSESVDIQNLKVLVVDDNSINLELAHAFLDQMKVQSEVSLNILDAIDISLEKRFDVIILDLHMPIIDGFEALSKFQSQLPYRPYFVALTADIFEEVRQRCYRAGFDAFLSKPFTRASIQRELETLFQRTEKKAS